From the genome of Acinetobacter sp. TR3:
TGTACGTGTCATGGTATGCCATTGATCCCGAATACGTCCCGTATTCAGAATTAACGGATAATCTTCAGAAATTGAGTGTACGGGATCGATTGCGATCGTTGGAATAAGTTTTGCTTTACGAGAAGCATAACTAAACTCACCTTGACCAAAAAGTTGCTTAACCGATGTCGTCTGACCTTTTTCCCACACAGGCCATTGCGTTGGTTTTAACTCATTATATTCTTCAAGACTTAGATTGGTTAAACCTTTTAAATTAAAATAACGAAAATTTTCTACCTGATCACGTTCAGCTAAACTTGCATTTTGATATGCAGACAATGCAGCATGCTCATTAAAGATGTCACACGCATTGCTAAAATCAAAACCAGAAAAACCAAGTTTTTTTGCAACTTCAGCAACAGCCCACCAATCTGCTTTGGCTTGTTTTGGTGAAGCTAAAAATGCGCGTTGACGTGAAATTCGACGTTCTGAATTAGTTACCGTTCCATCTTTTTCACCCCAACCCAAGGCTGGTAGCAAAATATCAGCATAAGCCGTGGTATCGGTATCGGAACAAATATCTGAGACGACAACAAATTCACATTTATCCAATGCTCGTTTCACCTGATCGGCATCAGGAAGACTGACCACAGGATTGGTTGCCATAATCCAGATTGCTTTAATTTTTCCACTTTCAACCGCTTGAAACAAATCAACTGCTTTAAGTCCAGCTTGTGTCGCAATGGTTGGGCTATTCCAAAAACTTTGCACTAAATTTTGATGCGTTGGATTATCAATATCTAAGTGTGCTGCCAACATATTGGCAAGCCCACCAACCTCACGACCACCCATCGCGTTGGGTTGTCCAGTCATTGAAAATGGAGCAGCACCCAGCTTACCAATTTTACCCGTCAGTAAATGACAGTTGATAATACTATTGGCTTTATTCACCCCTTGAGATGATTGATTAACTCCCATTGAAAAAAGAGTTACTACTTTTTCAGTTGTGGCAAATTTATCAAAAAACAGTTGTAATTTTTCTTCTGAAATCCCTGTGCGTTTTGCAACAGCTTTAAAATCTTGTTCCGTTCGATTCGCTTCTAAAAGTGCTTGAAGCCCCTCTGTGTAAGATTCAACAAACTCATGATCGGCATAACCATGTTGATATAAATATTGTAATAATCCTTTAAACAAGGCCACATCTTGACCTGGCAAGATTGGCAAATGTAAATCTGCTTGCTCACAAGTGCTCGTAAATCGTGGATCGACGACAACCACAAATAAATTAGGATTTTGACTCTTCGCTTGCATAATCCGTTGATACAAAACTGGATGACACCATGCTGTATTTGAACCAACCAATACCACCATATCAGCATGTTCAAAGTCTTCATAACTTGCAGGTACAATATCTTCACCAAAGCTACGTTTATGCGCAGCAACTGCTGAAGACATACATAGACGTGAATTGGTATCAATATTGGCTGTGCCTAAATAACCCTTTACGAATTTATTCACCACATAATAATCTTCAGTTAATAACTGCCCCGAAACATAAAATGCCACACTTTCAGGTCCATATTGCTCAATACATGCCTGAAATTGAGTTGCAATTTTGTCAATTGCAACATCCCATGTTGTCACATTACGGTGATTTTTGCGTCCCAACATCGGATTTAAAACACGGGTTTCCAACCCTAAAGTATCTGCTAAATTGCTCCCTTTAATACAGAGTCGTCCAAAATTTGCAGGGTGTTCTGTGTCTCCTGAAACTTTAATATTTGAACCTTGTGTTTTATGTTGAACTTCAACATTAACACCACATCCAACGCCACAATATGGACAAGTTGTTTTTGTAATGAGTGTTTGTGCATGATCGGAGCGACTGTGTTCTAAATTTTGAATACTGTTCATGACTGCTCCTTTACCTATTCCATCTTTGCCCTAACTAAAGTTTCGATTGCTTAAAATTGTATGATCCGTGATCAATAGCCAATTTATAATCTACGCCTTAACTTTTATTGTGAATCTTTGGTTGACTACCATAAAGTAGTTAAGTGACTGAGTTTTTGGTTTAGGAGAAATTTCTCCTAAACCAAAGTAAGATTAACCTGCTTTTTTCAATGCAAAATCTTTACCAAATAACAATTTATTTCTAAATGTCGAAACAGGTGTTTGATCCGCAATTAACTCGGCATACCACATACCATCCTCGGTATCACCGAATAAAACAGCGCCAATCACTTTATCTTTTTGGATAATAATACGCTTGTAAATATGGCGTTTTTCGTCATTTAGAATGATGTCTTCATAATCTTCTTTAGGCTCAAAATTACCTGCTGAGAAGACATCGACACCACTAACTTTAAGCTGAGTTGGTACAGTTGGAGACTTAAACGTTAAGCTACCATGTTCAGCCAAATGGGTTGCACAGATAAATGCTTGCCCCCAAAGTGGCTCCACCAATCCAAAGGTTTGATTACGATGTTCAATACATTCACCAACAGCATAAATACTTGGATCAAAGGTTTGCATGGTGTCATTCACTAAAATGCCGCGATTACAACGTAATCCAGCGCTTTGCGCCAAAGCAATATTTGGACGAATACCTACAGCAAAGACCACCAAATCAGCATCTAATAAAGTACCATCTTTTAAACGGATCTGACTGACATGACCATTTTTACCAATTAAAGCTTCGGTATTGGCTTCAGTAATAATCTTGATGCCTTTCTCTTCAATGCTATGACGTAGCATACGGCTTGCTCGACCATCTAATTGACGCTCCATGATACGATCCATTAGATGCAGCACCGTTACATTCATGCCACGTTGCTTCAAGCCATACGCTGCTTCTAGACCAAGTAAACCACCGCCAATCACGACTGCATTTTTTTTAGTTTCACAATATTTAATCATGGTATTCACATCATAAATATCACGGAAACTAATCACACCTTTCAAGTCAACACCTTGTACTGGTGGAATAAACGGCTTAGAACCTGTGGCAATAATTAAGCGGTCATAATCAACACTTTCACCGTTTTGCGTATGTACCACTTTACGAGTACGGTCAATTTTCACAGCTGGATCGTCGGCAATAAACTTAATCCCTTTATCGCTATACCATGCATGTGGGTGCAACATGATGTCATCAATGGTTTTCTCACCAGAAAGCACTGGTGAGAGCATGATACGGTTATAGTTACCCCAAGGCTCTTCACCAATGACTGTCACATCATAACGATCAGGCGCCATATCAAGCAAATCTTCTAGGCAACGCATCCCAGCCAAACCATTACCAATCAGAACAAGCTTTAACTTCTCTTGTGAAATTCCATTGTTGGTAATATAAGTTTTTTGTGGTACAGCTCCGACCCAGACACGACCATTTTCAATTTTAGTCGGGAAAACCAATAGTTTTTGATCTTTATCTTCTAGGCATCGACCTGTTGCTAGACTGAAGTGTTGTTTGTAAATCGGTGAGGCAATAACACGCTCACCTTGCAAATCACCAATAATACCGCGCGCCATCACATTCGCTTGGCTGAATGGATCTTTATTGCTTAATGCATAAATACGTTTTTCGTTCCCTACGCGAAATAAAGCAACTGATTGTCCTGCAATAAGTGCACCTGCGCCAGTATTTGGTGTGATGTCATCAAGGTTACATACATCGACCCATTGATTTTCTGGAAGCATACTCATGTCTTTTAAATTTGTCATTTTGATTCTCCTTATGCTTCTACCATCGGGATACGATCAACTGAACGTTCAGCTTCATTTAATGGACGGATTTGATCACGAACTTCGGTAAATTGAATATATGGATCAGCTTGCTCTTCTGCGCTTGCATTGATGTAAGTTTGGAAGCGTTTACGAATTTCAGGATTCTCTACCGCAGTACGCCATTCATCTTGATAAGTTCCAATCACATGCGCCATACGATTTTCAAGTTCTTCTGCAAGGCCAAGCGAATCATCGACAATCACAGCTTTGAGATAATCTAAACCACCTTCCATGTTGTCACGCCATACACTGGTACGTTGTAAACGATCAGCGGTTTGGATATAGAACATAAAGAAGCGGTCGATATAACGAATCAAAGTTTCGGTATCAAGATCAGAAGCTAAAAGCTCTGCATGACGCGGCTTCATTCCACCATTACCACATACATAGAGGTTCCAGCCTTTTTCTGTCGCAATGACACCGACATCTTTACCTTGTGCTTCAGCGCACTCACGGGTACAACCTGACACCGCCATTTTTAGTTTGTGCGGTGAGCGTAAGCCTTTGTAGCGGTTTTCTAGTTCGATTGCTAAACCAACAGAATCATCCACACCATAGCGGCACCAAGTGCTACCCACACATGATTTCACTGTACGTAATGATTTACCGTAAGCATGCCCTGACTCGAAGCCTGCTGCATTCAACTCTTCCCAAATAAATGGTAGCTCGTGCAGTTGTGCACCAAATAAGTCAACACGTTGACCACCTGTAATTTTGGTATACAGGTTATATTTTTTAGCAATTTGACCTACAGCAATCAAACCATCTGGAGTGACTTCACCACCTGCCATACGCGGTACAACTGAGTATGAACCATCCTTTTGGATATTTCCTAAATAGTAGTCATTACTGTCTTGTAGACCAGCGTGCGTTGGTTCCAATACAAAGTCATTCCAGCACGATGCCAAAATGTTCGCTGTCATTGGTTTACAGATATCACAACCTAAACCATGACCATGTTGTTGAATCAAATCATCAAATGTTTTGATTTCATTGATACGTACCAAGTGATAGATCTCTTGACGTGAGTATGGGAAGTGCTCACAAACATGGTTATTAACCGTTACACCTTGACGTTGTAACTCAGACTTTAAAACTTGAGTAACTAATGGCGCACAACCACCACATGCCGTTGCTGCTTTGGTACATTTCTTTAAAGCACCTAAAGAGGTGGAACCATCACAAATGGCTTGGCAAATATCTGCTTTCGACACGTTGTTACATGAACAAATCGTTGCGCTGTCTGGAAGTAAATCAACACCACTGCCACCCGCCTTCGCACCAGAATCAGCAAAGCCTGGCATGATTAAGCTTTCAGGTGTTTCTGGCAATGCGATACCATTCAACATCATTTGTAGAAGATCGTTATATTCTTTTGCATCACCAACAAGTACTGCACCCAGTAATTTGGTTTTGTCTGCATCTACAACGATTTTCTTATAAACCAATGCATCCTCATCAGCATAGAAATAGCTAAGCGAATTCGGTGTCATGCCATGTGCATCACCCACCGATGCCACATCTACACCCATTAATTTCAACTTAGTGCTCATATCAGCACCAGCGAAACAATGTGTTTCTTCAGCTAAGATATGCTTGGCTGCAATACGCGCCATGTCATAGCCCGGCGCAACGAGACCATAGATTTTATTGTCCCAAAGCGCACATTCACCAATTGCGTAAATATTTTCATCAGAGGTTTGGCAGTAATCATTGATCTTGATACCACCACGCTCCCCAAGTGCTAAACCGCTTGAACGTGCTAATTCATCACGTGGGCGAATACCTGCTGAGAATAAAATAATATCTGTTTCAAGCTCGCTACCATCCGCAAACTTCATCACATGCGTTGCGCTTTCTCCCGCTTCAATAGATGAAGTTGCTTTTTGAGTATGAACTTTTACACCAAGGTTCTCGA
Proteins encoded in this window:
- a CDS encoding nitrate reductase, with translation MNSIQNLEHSRSDHAQTLITKTTCPYCGVGCGVNVEVQHKTQGSNIKVSGDTEHPANFGRLCIKGSNLADTLGLETRVLNPMLGRKNHRNVTTWDVAIDKIATQFQACIEQYGPESVAFYVSGQLLTEDYYVVNKFVKGYLGTANIDTNSRLCMSSAVAAHKRSFGEDIVPASYEDFEHADMVVLVGSNTAWCHPVLYQRIMQAKSQNPNLFVVVVDPRFTSTCEQADLHLPILPGQDVALFKGLLQYLYQHGYADHEFVESYTEGLQALLEANRTEQDFKAVAKRTGISEEKLQLFFDKFATTEKVVTLFSMGVNQSSQGVNKANSIINCHLLTGKIGKLGAAPFSMTGQPNAMGGREVGGLANMLAAHLDIDNPTHQNLVQSFWNSPTIATQAGLKAVDLFQAVESGKIKAIWIMATNPVVSLPDADQVKRALDKCEFVVVSDICSDTDTTAYADILLPALGWGEKDGTVTNSERRISRQRAFLASPKQAKADWWAVAEVAKKLGFSGFDFSNACDIFNEHAALSAYQNASLAERDQVENFRYFNLKGLTNLSLEEYNELKPTQWPVWEKGQTTSVKQLFGQGEFSYASRKAKLIPTIAIDPVHSISEDYPLILNTGRIRDQWHTMTRTGLSANLTTHRAEPFCEIHPNDALKFGIRDKGLVEIRSAWGSCVLRVTLAQGVRRGQIFAPIHWTEQVASDARVGKVVNPVVDAISGEPEFKHTPVSIQPFHTTWQGVLYVREGFEHQIKASLQTCAWWTKIKTAKAMRYELADRHSIDQTQKNLKTFLPFVDETYEWLSIEDISSQLSHSIVLKDGILIASLYIAPAELLPDRDWVASLFKRERLSALHRKALLAGMPMSAANNDGPLVCSCFKVGKNKIIEAIKTQNITHEKQVTACLKAGGNCGSCLPEIRGLIKTCQLEAEA
- the nirD gene encoding nitrite reductase small subunit NirD, whose translation is MTNLKDMSMLPENQWVDVCNLDDITPNTGAGALIAGQSVALFRVGNEKRIYALSNKDPFSQANVMARGIIGDLQGERVIASPIYKQHFSLATGRCLEDKDQKLLVFPTKIENGRVWVGAVPQKTYITNNGISQEKLKLVLIGNGLAGMRCLEDLLDMAPDRYDVTVIGEEPWGNYNRIMLSPVLSGEKTIDDIMLHPHAWYSDKGIKFIADDPAVKIDRTRKVVHTQNGESVDYDRLIIATGSKPFIPPVQGVDLKGVISFRDIYDVNTMIKYCETKKNAVVIGGGLLGLEAAYGLKQRGMNVTVLHLMDRIMERQLDGRASRMLRHSIEEKGIKIITEANTEALIGKNGHVSQIRLKDGTLLDADLVVFAVGIRPNIALAQSAGLRCNRGILVNDTMQTFDPSIYAVGECIEHRNQTFGLVEPLWGQAFICATHLAEHGSLTFKSPTVPTQLKVSGVDVFSAGNFEPKEDYEDIILNDEKRHIYKRIIIQKDKVIGAVLFGDTEDGMWYAELIADQTPVSTFRNKLLFGKDFALKKAG
- the nirB gene encoding nitrite reductase large subunit NirB, which gives rise to MKLVMIGHGMVGHKFIEAILEKADDELEITILAEEPRIAYDRVHLTEYFSGKSAKDLSLARFDFADAHGIDLRLDTKAIAIDTVEKTVTTSFGDVISYDKLVLATGSYAFVPPISGNDRENCFVYRTIEDLDSIRAASLNSKSGVVIGGGLLGLEAAKALRDLNLETHVVEFAPRLMAVQIDDLGGKVLRRKIENLGVKVHTQKATSSIEAGESATHVMKFADGSELETDIILFSAGIRPRDELARSSGLALGERGGIKINDYCQTSDENIYAIGECALWDNKIYGLVAPGYDMARIAAKHILAEETHCFAGADMSTKLKLMGVDVASVGDAHGMTPNSLSYFYADEDALVYKKIVVDADKTKLLGAVLVGDAKEYNDLLQMMLNGIALPETPESLIMPGFADSGAKAGGSGVDLLPDSATICSCNNVSKADICQAICDGSTSLGALKKCTKAATACGGCAPLVTQVLKSELQRQGVTVNNHVCEHFPYSRQEIYHLVRINEIKTFDDLIQQHGHGLGCDICKPMTANILASCWNDFVLEPTHAGLQDSNDYYLGNIQKDGSYSVVPRMAGGEVTPDGLIAVGQIAKKYNLYTKITGGQRVDLFGAQLHELPFIWEELNAAGFESGHAYGKSLRTVKSCVGSTWCRYGVDDSVGLAIELENRYKGLRSPHKLKMAVSGCTRECAEAQGKDVGVIATEKGWNLYVCGNGGMKPRHAELLASDLDTETLIRYIDRFFMFYIQTADRLQRTSVWRDNMEGGLDYLKAVIVDDSLGLAEELENRMAHVIGTYQDEWRTAVENPEIRKRFQTYINASAEEQADPYIQFTEVRDQIRPLNEAERSVDRIPMVEA